Genomic DNA from Cloeon dipterum chromosome 3, ieCloDipt1.1, whole genome shotgun sequence:
TTGATGAGTATgaaaaaatcttggaattaaatttcaacctataaaattataaagaaattcGGATGCCcgtgaaattcaaattgttaaataatttcacttaGAAATCGAAATACCTatatcatcaaaatttataagcGGACTTATCAAGCTCAACTTCACTTTCATtcgcaatatatttttataaaaccgCAAGTGATCTAATTTGACTATTCAGGTCAGTTGTTGTTTCGCACTGATGACCGCATAATGAGCATTTTGAACAAAACCCGGCTCTGCTCGGGGTCATGCGTGCGCAGTAAAATGTCAGATAAAAATCTAGGGTCAAGGGGTCGTTGGAGAGGCCAGCCGAGTGTGACTGGTGGCGAGATCGAAATAAGCGACCAAAGCCTCATGTTCCGTCGACACTGTCGACAGCGTGCAATGGCCATTTAGGCGCggcaaattttgttaaactGTACATCCGACTTCCCTTTCCGGACATTATTGCTTTTGTCGTTTTGGATTGTTAATAGTTTTTTACTGacaggtaaattttttaattttattgcgggatatttttttcgtgGATTTTAGTgtaaaataaggaaatattATATAGCTATAGTCGTCTGGATAAACCGGACTCTTtgcattttcataaaaaaggaaaaactaaaaatcaagagcaaaaaagcagttacaattacaattaTATCTTAACActaacaatgaaaataaaggaaTCTCTAGTTTTTTCTtataagagaaaaaatattaaagcaatttaaacaaattataaatgttttcctttttttaaatcaaattaaaaaactcgGATCTCAGAATTTAAACAGAAGGTCTTCTTACAATAATTAGACTTAAAACATGGtcttaagaaaattatttcgttaaaattatattttcatgccATTTTTCCTTCAACTAAAGAACcgtaattaatttcgtttgcaTATGCAATCAAAATAGAGTTGTTGCCAATTGAACTGTCGATTGGCTTCTAACTATAATTAACTTTACTCCCGTGTTCTATGTTTCTAATTAGATTGTTTTCCCCCAGCCCGgcccagcagcggcagcggcagtgAGTGCGATGCGCGCCCCTTGGGCCTGGATGTTCCGGCGGCGGAGGGCCAGCCTCGTCGGTCTGGTGCTGCTCGCGCTTGCCTTGTTGTTTATCACGACGACCAGTTCCCGGAAATCGAAAAGCAACGACAACAGCAGCCGCCAAGGCGACGCGTGGTCCAACAAGTCAGTGCTATTAgattatattatgtataagTTAGAGAGTGCACTACTTGCAGCCGACGAACCCTGCTGGGTGGATAAATTACACTCAATGGCTGCTTGCCAAACTACTCTAAAGCAAGGCTGGCACTTTTGAGCCCGTTTGACAAGAATTAGCAAACTAATTCCATGGCAGTGTCTGCTTCCTAAGGAAGGGTTATTATTTGGTATGCAAAGCAGACCGCGGCAAGGAATTTGCATTCGACTGGCAGAAGtctttaattagaaataaataaatttactaacAGAAgaaactcaaattaatttccgttGCACTttataaaatgtgaaaataaggaaaatttaggGCTACGCGTGCAAGACAAGGAACAAACAGGTCTAGATTTGAGTTCGTGTTTGCGAAAAACATTAACCGACAAAAAAGAACGTCTTGTTTTGAAAAAGATATATTAATCCAAAATAGCCAACCCCGCGGctcttttttttactttcgacCCACTTTTTTCAACTCTACTTGAGTTCGAATAACtcgaaacattaaaaaaaacaccatatTTCTTGATAAGTTACTCTCAATTAAATGGTGCATATTTtggacttttaaaaaaatcaaaaagttttgTCCTTCAACATGTGGGGAACGTTTAAACTTTCAAAGCACGTTTTGTGACTGACCTCTGACCTCCATTGTGGTCAATGATCACAAATTGCTCAGCATATTATGTCATAAActctattttgtaaaaaaaaattgtatctcAACCACCACCAAAGTTGCAAGAGCATGaaaaacttcatttaaaaaattcgcaaaCTTTGATCCTCTGTAAAATAGGCAATTCAATATAGGCtttcaattttgaccaaaTATTCCAGTATTCATCATTGGTCCACTAGGGTAATGCCTCCACAAACGTTCATCAAGATCTGAAGCCCAGTGAAAAGAGGATAAGAGGAACCTATATACCGTTAGtacttaaaaaaactaaatgtgCATACAgcgcacaattaaatttcttaacgaattttaaattattatttttcccccTTTGTTCTTCATGGtgcaattaatatattattccagcaaacaacaatttttactctttgaagattttttctcattaaaagatttttttaaaaaaaaggggGGGTGGCGTAATTGCACAAACAGAGAGGAAAGTGTTTGCCGGTGCGCTATATTCTGATTTGATTTCGCTGACAGTTTTCGCGCATACTTCAGCAGAGAACGAAATGCTGCTTTGAGCTTGCGCGTTGTTTGCTCAAAAATGTATATACGTGCTGCTGAGCAGCGaagatttgtttatttgccGGGTTATTGGTTTACATTATGCGCCGCCGACTTGCCAAGCCGCACAGACTAAGCAAATCCCAAGTTGCCGCCAGAAAAATGGGGCAAACTCTTTTTCCACCAACGCATGACTGAAATTCAAGTTTCCTGCTTcagaaaatcggaaaaattgttgtatatattttgagaaatattttaattttgtactaaatttaataattattactgcaTGAATTctggtaattttaatttgattttgattgaaaattttctaaataatgtaaaattagcAAAGTTAAAGGTGTTTTGAACCGTTACAAAGcaggaaaaatgcaaacaaacaaagttATCACATGAGCCGTGTCGCGgatgtaaaaaaatcctgaGATGCAACATATTTCACTGCCGACGCAACTAagcatgattttaatttttgctgacagatattttttaataaatatcaaatgaaattttcgttCATTTCTCTTGGTGCAATAAAAACAGacttaaatatacaaaaaccAACCTTATCTAAAATGCAGTCATGGTGCTGATGACGCTGCTTCCGTCGCAAAAATGCAAACCGATGACCACAGCAGTCGAAAATCCCGTTTGCgacaaactaaaataattctcGGTTGCGGTGATAATTGTTCATGCCACGGCTAGTGCAGAGGAGACTGGCTGCGAAAAACGACCCAACAGCCCGCGTgtgttgataaattaattatctcttTTTCTTGTGGTGCGCACGCAGCCCGGCGCTGATGGCAGCGGGACAGAGCAACTACGTGGACCGCAAGAGCGGCATGCGAGTCATCGTGGGACACTACATGGGAGACAAATCTGCACTCGACAACCCGCAAGCAAACCTCACAAAAggtgattaaaaatcaacacgATTTCGACATTTAAAAGCGTTCCCACAGCTGCCGTGcgtgaaattttttgatatgcTTTAATTGTTTCCATTTCTTTTAAGTCTGTTAGCTTTTCTATTAAATGCtgcaaatttgctcaaaagaTCTTTGCAAAAGGGATTAAgtgggaaataataaaaataatactttagTATactacatttaatatttttttaatgattttagcacgataaattaacattaattgtGTTTTAGGATagtattttgatatttgaaatagTGCTAcgaggtaaaaattaaaatttttagacaaCAAGTAGCAGCTGATcaaattcagatttatttaagaaatttgcaaactttgtagctaattttctcaaaaacttaAACGGTACCGTGACCAGGGAAATTcttttaccaaattttcagagaacggtaaaaataattgaaatctgcAGCTAATAGATaccactttgaaaatttacgacactaaaatttttaaactttgatttaaaacacttaacccaataattttttcatttaagaaaTAAGTTTATGTCGTGTCACAGAAATTTTGGACACCAACATGTTCGCCCCACGCCCGAACGAGGGCAAGGACGGCTCTCCGGTGGCGCTGGCGCCCTTCGAGCTGCACAAGATGCACCAATTGTTCAAGATTAACAGGTTCAATCTGCTCGCCAGCGACAGGATTCCGCTCAACAGAACTCTGCCCGACGTCCGAAAGAAAATGTAAAGAACACTTTTGTTTAGAATTTCCCCCAATTAGAAATCAATTTACCTTcgcgagaaattttaaatttaattatttttattcaagagtTTGGAATTTCCAAAGTCTCAGAGTCATGGGGGCTTTTCTCCCATCATCAATTTTAACAGAGTTATTGTTAATTTGGCTGGTTTAAATAGacagatattaaattttatctattGATCACATGTTCTGGGCGGCGTCAGCATCATGTGTGGTACCCCATGCGTAAAAAGTATAGAATGGCCAAAATGCCAAATTTCCGCAGCGTCAACGGTTATGGCACACGGCACACGTTCattatttttccgtttttgAAGGTGTGCTTCTCGCTACGCACCAACTCCCGGCTTACCGAAGGCTTCAATCATAATTGTCTTCCATAACGAGGCGTGGTCGACTCTGCTGAGGACGGTGCACAGCGTCATCAACAGGTCGCCGTCAAGCGTCTTGAAGGAAATAATTCTAGTTGACGACGCCAGCGAAAGAGGTGAAAACTCTTTATCTCTGTTATGCACGGtacgataaatttattttctgttaaagCTTTCTTGAAATATCCTCTGGAGAAGCATGTTTCGGAACTGCCAGTGGCGGTGCGAATCTTTCGACAACGCGAGAGGGCAGGGCTGGTGAAAGCGAGACTGCGAGGAGCAAGGCAGGCCAGGGGTGACGTCCTCGTATTTTTGGACGCCCACTGCGAGGTCACCAAAGGCAAGTGTTCTGTTTTGACCATCGTTTaaagatttataaattataaacaatcAAAAGATAACTACATCACGCACTGGTCTGAAATTCATGGCAAGACTGCTtcatattttacaaatcaagAGAACAAACTTGTTAtcacaatttcaaaaaggtggaaatttaatttaaaacatatttgaaCTACTTAATTagttataaaatattccagTGCCCACCATTGAAAGGTGAGacgacgatttttttaaatgcaattttaagggTAACAAAAacaactaaatattttcttgaaaacccCCGAGTAAAATTCGCAGCCCCTTAAGTTTCTAAtggttaataaaataatttttggtcgGACAGGATGGCTGGAGAGCTTGGTGGTGCCGATCAGCGAGGACCGGAAGAGGGTGGTTTGCCCCATTATCGACATTCTGTCAGACGATACTTTTGCTTACATTAGAAGTTTTGAGTTACACTGGGGCGCCTTCAATTGGCAAATGCACTTTAGGTGGTACTCACTCGGCAGCTCGGAAGTTTCCCACCGCAGAAAAGATATCATTGCTCCTTTCAAGTAAccgtgcaaaaaaaatcagccaaaaAGACACTATAACATTTCTCTTCCAGAACGCCAGTGATGGCTGGCGGGCTGTTCGCCATCGACAAAGAATACTTTTTCGAAATCGGATCGTATGACGAGGGAATGCAAATCTGGGGAGGAGAGAATCTGGAGCTATCGTTCAGGGTGTGGCTCTGCGGCGGCCAGGTTCTCATTGCGCCCTGCTCGCATGTTGGCCACCTCTTTCGCAAATCGTCGCCCTACACGTTTCCCACGCAGGGCGGAGTTGCCAACACCCTGTTCGCGAATTTGGCACGCGCTGCCAAGGTCTGGATGGACGACTGGGCAGACTTTTACTTCCGATTTAACCCACGTAAGTTAATGACCAAGCTTATCGGCtccaacattaaattaaattaaaaaggtcgtCTTTCTGacgaaaaaactgttttaaaataccAACACTACAAACCACCAAACCATGCAAATGAATTCACTTTATATAaccatttttctaattaatctAATGCAGTAGCAGCCCAATTAAAAGACAACCAACAGCTGAGATCTCGGGTCGAGTTGCGAGAAAGACTTCAGTGCAAAAGCTTCGCCTGGTATCTGGAAAACATTTGGCCCGAAAACTTTTTGCCAGGCCCTGGAAGATTTTTCGGCAGGGTAACAATACCGAATAAATCTGCTTAAAACCACGttaactaatattaataatatttaagattgTGCACAAGCTGAGCGGAAGGTGTTTGAAGCGACCACAGAATCAAAACGCGGTCCTTGGAGCTGCCAGCGTGATAAACTGCATCAGCACAAACCCACCGAGTCTGTACCAAATGTTTGTGGTGGTTCCCAACGGGCCCGTGATGACTGACGAAAGCGTATGTCTCGACGTGCGCGAGAGCAGTGAAGGTTCTATCCAGGGCACAACGGCCAGACTCTCCGCGTGTTCCCAGCTCGAGCGGCAAAAGTGGATTTACCACAAAGAGGTGAGGCTTCACCGAAATCCACTAATTGGGAGAGCCCTTTATAGTGTTCCATCCCTCCAACAGTGAGCGCCACCATTCATTAACAGTTCTtgcgatttcagatttaaacTTACTATTGTGCATTCTtggcgaaaatattttatttgatgtaCATATAGCAAACTCAAATCAATTCAGCCAATCACGGTTGGAACAAGATATTATTCAAggcaaaaatctaatttttcgtTTCTTACGCGATTGGATAAGCAGAGTTTGGTTTTCATCATGTCAcataatgcaaaatatttacgcCAAGAATGCATATTAgcaggattgaatctgaaatcatTGTTCGTGAACCAGAATACTTTAAATgaacggtggcgccatctgttggtggctccAACACAACGGACTTCCCTAATTTGTCAATAtatgtgaaaaatttaaaaaatattcattttcgcGAACAGAACCGGACGTTGGTCCACAAAGCGTCTGGACTGTGCCTCACAGGGCCGGAGAATAATCAAAACAACGACGTTACGATCGACGAATGTGCCAAATACTTGGCACAGCAGCAGTGGAAGCTGGAAGAGCATCCGTGGAGGTGAAGAGATTAACTCGCGCATTTTATGAGATTAACAACTGTGATACTAAGTTTTATTAAGATGCTTTTTGACTGAGTGCTatgagatttaaataaaagcctTTTGTTCTCAAAGTATCACAAATAGTTTATAATGTGATCCGGAGATACAACACGGTTAGTACCTTTCAGGACGGGATCAGCCCCTGTCTCAGTTTCCTTTCCGCGCCGGCTCTTCTGTTGTGGTTCCCTCTGCTTGACTTGCTTGCGTCCTTGCGTCTCCTGTTCAGCTGCGTATTTGCATCTTGGCCTTGGCCCTTTGGTTTGCCTAAAAAAAGGacaatacttttttaattgcttgttTTAGTGAGATAGTTAAGTTTggtcaaaatgcttaaaacagcaatattttttaataacaataacttgttttaatacaaaaaaacgaattcttcaaaaaaaggtcaggacttatttattttaaatcaagttttGTCTATGTCCCGTTTTGAAATCTCtgtaaattcaccagttgcggAAGTCATTAGTATTCGAAGCCCTCATTATATGGCGCCAGAGGTTACTTTCTCTTTTTAAGGCCAAAAGTCAAGGCAATCGCTGTAGAATCATCAGgaacgatttatttattagtaaAAATGGGTTTTCACTTTTCTATGGCGATTGGCTGGaccgatttttgtttaagGCAAATCAAAAGTAACCATTTTGGGCGAAGATTACACAGCcgcaggattgagtcttacTTAATTAAATCGCAGCAGAAGTACTGCAAATTCGAAAGTAAccactggcgccatctattggtggcttcaaacactaagggccTTCGCACATGGTGAattgtataaataattaatcttaaCAAACCAAACAATTTCGTACTGCGTATTTGGTTTTCATCAAGAATGGCTACACGAAACCAgcgattttaattctttcccAATCAAATTCTTACCAACAACATCTCCGCGAGGACCCTTCGGAGGCCCGTATTTTGCCTCCCTTCTTTGCTGCGCCTGTTCCCTAAGCAGCGCTGGATCCTGCACAAAGCTGTCCGTATTTTGTGCACTTGTGTCTTCTTCATCCtcctcttcttcctcctcctctgCAACAAAATCCTCCTTTTTCCGCAATACTCTAGGAGTGACAAAAGGCCTCCTAGCGAAGAACATTTCATTTAGttcgcattttaaataataattaataagattTACCTCTCCAAGTCTTCATTTGCGTCGTCAATCTTGAACTCCTTAAACTCGTCATAAGTGTCGTCATATTCGTCGTCATAAACAACGTCGGCCACTGTCCCAAACTTCTTGTAAAAATCTTTCACTTCAGCCAGCTCACTTTTATCGTCAAGCAGCTgcgataaatttttgtgcttgCTTTTCCTACAGTTTAATTGCTATTAGCAACAggaaaattatctaaattaatGAATCTACCGCTTGCCCTGGTGAATTCTGGAAGTGTCGATGTGGTTGCGACTCATGATGTCAAATTCGTCGTTGTCAAATACATTCAGTCTTAGCGGCAAAACAGGGACACTGCTACCAGCCTCAATCTGATGGAGATTCAAATAAGATAAAATGATAACAAATTTGACTTAGTTACTTCAGAAGACAGCAATGGTTGGGTTCGGTCGAGTTCCTTTAAACCTGAAGGTAGGCTCTCTTCCAGGACAGCATTCACGACAGCCTCTTTGTCCAAGTTGTAATGTTTCAAGCATTTCTAAAAGggcaaaaatatatctctaaCTGAGTCAAATCgaattatttgaaagttttggtcCTTTTCAGAGCggatagaaattaaaataataccttCAAAAATCCAGCGCCAAGTTCCGGGAGCATTTCCTGGATGTTGCTGATCAAAGACTCGATTAGGATGTCCTCAGCCAAGATATTATCCTCCTTTGCTGGCAATTTCGGTGCCAGCGGGGCGGGCGTCGGCTCTTTGGAAGGAAAGCTCCTCGTGCTGGAGGATTCTGATGGAGAAGGAGACTTCCGCCCACTTTCCTGGCTGCTCGACTCGATGCAGAGGATGAACGAGTCGCTCAAATAGTTACACTTTGATTCATCTCTACATAGTAAGAGTAATTAGAGACTGATCCTTCTGGGAATTTAACTAGATTACAAAATGTCTGGTCTATTTTCGTGAAGTCTCCTCAGTTCACAGCTGATTTGGAAGAAGGAATGGAGGTCGCGGACAAATTTCGGATAAGCCAGAAACTCGGAGAGCACGGTCAAGTACTCTTCCATCTGTTCCATAGCTCGACTGAAAACCCTGCAGTATGGAGatgttaattcaaatttaaacttcagGATGAGGAAACTCACGACTCTGATATAATGGAATTGCATCTGTGCACTAGGGTGATTTTGGCTATGTTCAAAAGATTGACGCGAGCTACATTGATTTTCAAGGCCAGAGATTTGCTTTCTTCCTCATTGGCCACTTGCAGCAGACTTTGATGCATCGCTGGTAGCGTTTGGTCGTAAAATTGGGATATCCTGAAACGcatagttaaaatttactttagatttaattttcaattacagTAGTTTGGaactacaaaaaatatgcaagaaaattttagtcCACACgtcaaaaatagtaaattttatcagctttcaaACTGTGTTTAGTTTTTGCTTAACGATGatctattcaaaattttcaaagcg
This window encodes:
- the LOC135939514 gene encoding polypeptide N-acetylgalactosaminyltransferase 3-like codes for the protein MRAPWAWMFRRRRASLVGLVLLALALLFITTTSSRKSKSNDNSSRQGDAWSNNPALMAAGQSNYVDRKSGMRVIVGHYMGDKSALDNPQANLTKEILDTNMFAPRPNEGKDGSPVALAPFELHKMHQLFKINRFNLLASDRIPLNRTLPDVRKKMCASRYAPTPGLPKASIIIVFHNEAWSTLLRTVHSVINRSPSSVLKEIILVDDASERAFLKYPLEKHVSELPVAVRIFRQRERAGLVKARLRGARQARGDVLVFLDAHCEVTKGWLESLVVPISEDRKRVVCPIIDILSDDTFAYIRSFELHWGAFNWQMHFRWYSLGSSEVSHRRKDIIAPFKTPVMAGGLFAIDKEYFFEIGSYDEGMQIWGGENLELSFRVWLCGGQVLIAPCSHVGHLFRKSSPYTFPTQGGVANTLFANLARAAKVWMDDWADFYFRFNPLAAQLKDNQQLRSRVELRERLQCKSFAWYLENIWPENFLPGPGRFFGRIVHKLSGRCLKRPQNQNAVLGAASVINCISTNPPSLYQMFVVVPNGPVMTDESVCLDVRESSEGSIQGTTARLSACSQLERQKWIYHKENRTLVHKASGLCLTGPENNQNNDVTIDECAKYLAQQQWKLEEHPWR
- the LOC135939510 gene encoding activating signal cointegrator 1 complex subunit 2 gives rise to the protein MTGVVKKPQSLEKMLINVKDPDGKDCKKLAFSKDWCEERQWMHFPPVYFSDDWFEAASEFEDDMMWLLSLPHNKFWSQLVFDPGARSALVSYLQKAPRSYDRELVDLAPVQKEILTRVHNLVFKIYSRLITTKESETCFISKDVHGSLIYDNYLLDVPAMLDLCLLFGSSEKRSLTKLLQSITKSQPKYSSDLQSTAEMFVKALKDLEQYFVGGVGSGSSEPLKLSNICPASRGMIKHEQLQDYVVFLVDIVSSVAMLLDLLPIVISSFIGAIPEIEISQFYDQTLPAMHQSLLQVANEEESKSLALKINVARVNLLNIAKITLVHRCNSIISESVFSRAMEQMEEYLTVLSEFLAYPKFVRDLHSFFQISCELRRLHENRPDILDESKCNYLSDSFILCIESSSQESGRKSPSPSESSSTRSFPSKEPTPAPLAPKLPAKEDNILAEDILIESLISNIQEMLPELGAGFLKKCLKHYNLDKEAVVNAVLEESLPSGLKELDRTQPLLSSEIEAGSSVPVLPLRLNVFDNDEFDIMSRNHIDTSRIHQGKRKSKHKNLSQLLDDKSELAEVKDFYKKFGTVADVVYDDEYDDTYDEFKEFKIDDANEDLERRPFVTPRVLRKKEDFVAEEEEEEEDEEDTSAQNTDSFVQDPALLREQAQQRREAKYGPPKGPRGDVVGKPKGQGQDANTQLNRRRKDASKSSRGNHNRRAGAERKLRQGLIPS